In Cryptomeria japonica chromosome 5, Sugi_1.0, whole genome shotgun sequence, the genomic window TTTTGAATTGGCTACGATGCTACCCGTCTTTGCTACTAACTCAAATGTTGCTTCAGTATCTGCTATAGTCAGTCAAGGACTCTAACACTTGACTGGGGGTCACGCCTCTACCCTACATACTCAATGAGAAAGCAATGAAGGAATAAATAAAAAGAAGCTGGATTGGACTTATTAACATGACCTCTGGAAGGACGGTCCGTGATCCTCTCATTCTGGGCCACAATTAAAAGGGATTTTATGTGTAGAGGCAAATAGATTTTCATGAACGGAAATCACTCTTCATACAATGTTTCTTGCAATGATGGATGTAAGGGTAGTATTGATCAAATTGGCAGATAGGTTGCATAATATGAGGACTTTAGGTGCTTTGAGTCTTCCAAAACAACAAGGAATTGCAAAAGAGACACTAGAGATTTTTACTCCCTTAGCCAACCGTCTTGGAATTTGGAGCTGGAAAGCTAAATTAGAAGACCTCTGCTTCAAGTATCTGTACCAGGAGTCAGACTTAAGACCACCTTGCCCTTTCCCTTCTCACAAGGATGGTTGGCCACACATGGATAAGTTCTGTGAGTTACCATTTTGCACGGATGAGAATCTTTTTGTGATTGTGTTGGAAGATGATAAAGTGAGTAAAGTATAATTCTTTCTTATTTTATTTCTGTGTTTTGCTATATGTGGCATCTTCCTTAGCTTGAATCTTTTGTGTGCTCTTAGCTTTAACCTTTTGCCTTCATCTGGCTTTGAGATGAAATTGTTATTTGTCACACTTTTTGAGTTTACTGCCTTACTTTGGTAACTTCTATAAAGTTTCTCTCTTTCATTGGGCTTTCTTTCTAGAGATTTTCGTTCATAGAGGCCTAAAATTACGCTGCCAACTAAGTCAATGCATAAGATGTCGGTGCATCGTAGGGGATGGGTAGACGTTGCCGAACAAAACAGGGTATGTAATAAAGTCGAACAGATTGATCATAATTGAAGTCTGTAATAAAGTCAATGCAGTCATGAATTGTGGTTGCTGGAACAAAACAGGGTATGTAATAAAGTCGAACAGATTGATCACAATTTAAGTCTGTAATTAAGTCAATGCAGTCACACACACGTGAATTGTGGTTGCTGGGTTAATGTTTAATTAGTTACGCTCGAATAAGAATAAAGATTGGGAAGGGCACGGGAAGTCTCAAGATGAACAAGGAACATTTCTTTCTAAAAGTTTTAAATTATTCTACTTTCCATGTAACCAAATTTTGCCTGACATGCCTTCAGCCTCAAATAATGTTCTCAATGCCTGGGGTAGGACCTTACAAATCTTTACTTTGTGAATACTCACATCGTCGCATCGCTAGTAGATTCTTTGAAGCATTGGAAAATTCAAACTTAAAGATGAAGTCGAAGCATTGGATTAAATCTGCGACGGGCTGGAAACAAAAAACCAATAAAAATTTACGCAGTTTTTGAAAGCGATTGCAAGGAAATAAagtaataaatagatttatttgatGAAAAGAAAGGCTGCAATGTTCGAAGATGTAGTTACATGAATTTTTCCATGCAGCTTCACGTGTATTATATGAGAGAATTAGCATTTGAGATCGCAAAAGCCATTAATGCAGCACTGTAATGCCAACCATTAATAAATTGCTTGAGTTGACCTATCTCATCTGGAAGTTCTTTCAAGCCCTCACATAGTGAAATGTCTAAAAATTCCAGCAGCCCAAGTTTTCCAATTGATGTCGAAAGTTCTTTCAGCGCTGGTAATGCTGATAATCTCAAAATTCTTAGAGACCTCAGATTGCCCAGATCATATGGTAACTTTTCAACCAGATGGAAGTTGGTAATAGACCATATCTGAGCAGAGGGCATACGACAGATGTCTGTGGGCCATTCCTCCAAATCACTGCAGTGGTCAAGGTTAAATTCTTGTAGGTTGGTGTTGCTGAATGTGGAAATATTTCCAAAACCTTCACATAAGCTTAGAGATAGTTTGTCTAATTTTTGTATTACTTTAATTTGTTATAAAATAGTGGGTACATCCAACTTCTACAAGAGAATGCTCCTGAGCTGAGTGAGTGAAGATAAGGCATTTAACCTTCTATTGTGACCCTCTTCAACATGGCTAAAATGTCATTATAGATCGAGCACCTCGCAAGTCTCCCAAACTTGCATTCTATAGGGAAATTTTACTGGTAAATGACCCTAAAGTATCCCTCGTTAACTttggtcaaagttttcatctttgctAATCTTTCCTCTTCAAAGACGGTAGGAAAATCACACAAAGCATGAACGAAAATCTCTAGAAAGAAAGcctaatgaaatggaaaaatactaCAGAACCCTACCAAAGAAGAAATTTCTCTAAAATGACAGAAGAAATTAGCTGAAGAATACAAAAATCTAGTGCTAGAGTTGGGTACTTACCTGGGGCTATGCTGATGTTGTTGTACTGGAATAAAAAGTTTTTGAAATCTCTAAACCCGGCCTGGAAAACCAGTTTTGCAATGTGCTTGGCATGAAGGGTGGAAACAGAGACTGTAGCTATGTGGTCGGTGCCATCCACTGTTAAAACCCTAATCAAATTGCAGTGTCCTATCGGTGAAGACAACAGAAACACAAATCTGAATTCCCCAAATATAAATGATCATTGTTGTTAATAATAAGATACACAAGCAGATATATTTTAtaacaatattataaaaaaataaacttGCATACTGCGAAAGGAATATACCAATGCCTTCATTGCACCAGCTCTCTTGTGGTGTTGGAAACCAGGCCTCTTTTCATGAGATACATAAACTAAGCAGGGTAGTTCATTTCCAACAATGTCAAGTGCCCTAATATGACCTAGGAATAcctgaaatgaaaaacaaaaacaagaaattgATAACCTGTGGCCTTTGCAAAATGCTGACAAacgtgattaaaaaaaaaaaaagaaaatacattCAAGAATGCATGAATTACTAACAATCAACATTCTCATTAGGTATTGACAGAGTGTAATAATCCAGAACCTGAATCATCCCAGGATGGTCTTGAGGGTTGTTGCCTATCCATGGTGTTCCATCTTGCATTGTGTATCCATCATTAGATACATAGAAATCTTGATACATAGCCATGGGGTTCTATTTAAAGAACCATACCTTTTTAGAAGCTTAGAAATCTTGATAATTGCTCACAAAAAACTTACAACTAGAAAATATTTAAGGAACTGTCCTTTTTCAGAAGATTATAAATCTTGATAATTCTTTTTACAGAATAGATGTAGCCAAAGATAATAACACCAACCAAACATAATACTAAGTCCTAAATTTGACTTAGTCATGAAGTTTAGTCTTTGTTGATCCACAAAAAACTCAATTTAACAGTCAGATTAGAACTCTGAAGCACTTAAATATGACTTGAGGGAGATACCAAAAAAATACCAAACTTTATTCTCAACCGTATTTGGGAATAATGTACTGTTCAATAGAAAACAAAAGTGAAATCAGAAACCCATTTGTAAAAGTGAAAAAATTCACAAGTATTCATTAAACAAATATGATGCTATATAAATTAGGTTTATAATAGTAATGAAATCTGAACAATGATAGGAAGCAAATATGTCTTGTTTTCATTTGTTTCTATCCATCCTCTTGCTTTTTGTCCTCTTTCTACGAGGCACTTTTCTGATTGTGGGTGTGGATTGTTCATCACATTGAACACCCTCCTCATTATTGTTGTCTCCCACTTGCTGAAATTCAAGGATGGTTTCCTCTCGAGTTTCAGGAATGACAGTCGAATCATTGTGTGCAACAAACAATTCATCATGATCCTCTAGCTCCTCTTCATGCTCACTACCTGATGACTTTGATTGTTGGGCTTCCTATACACGACACAATTTAACTTATTTAAATAACTTAAAACCTCTACTTAAATTATTGCATGTCATATAATATTATAAAGAACTTACCTCAGATTCGTGACCACTCACTAATTTCTCCCCTCGATCTAGCATATGTTGTCGTAAGCCTTGGGAACCATGTAATAAAGCATATTTTAGGTCCTCCTCTGAAGCTTCCTTTTGAAAATGGTGAACCTACATAAACAAACATAACCAAATTTATAAGGTATAAAGAATCATAAGATACAATTAACTCACAAGTTTTTCATGACTTTTTGTATGAAATATAAAATACAGCAGATGGTAATATTCACTCACCAAACCACCACGAATGCTATTGTACCCACCAGATCCTAATTTATGGGATCCAATACTTGACACCCTAGCTTGGGTTGCTTTTGTTGTATCTCGAAGGCGTCTTTTCAATCCTCCTCGTGCAGATGACCTATAGTTTGGATTATTCTAGACCTTCCTCTTAAATTTGGCATCTTTCATAAGTTCTTCCCATGTCACTTGGTCTGTGATCCAAGCTGGATGTGGATATCTCAAGTCTTTTGTTAGCTTTGACCTTAAATTGTCTCGTTTAGAGTGCATGTATTTTCGTGCAATATCTACAATAATTTCTTTATTGAAACCAGGATTTCCAAATGCTGTTATGACATCTTTAAAGAGTTCGTCTTTCTTAGCATCGGATTGCTTCCTCCAATCTATTTGAATGGTATTTCCGAATAATTGTTCAGCAAGATGAAAAATAAAGTGAAAGAATTTTAACCCCACTTCATCCTTCAAGACATTTCCTTCTGAGGTTAGCAAGATTGTAACTTCTTGCGTTCCTTTTGTAGTCACTGAGGATATTGTTGTAGTCCTCTGGGTTGAGGTAGATGCTCTTATAGGTGCATCAACCACTTTGTCATTTATTTCCTATATTTACAGTGAGATTGTGAAATTATCAGAAACCCAACCAAAATATGAAACTATTTCTAAGCAAGCTAGTAGTATGAAGATGATCCAAGACAGTATTGGAGACATCACTGTTCAAGTTGCAGTAATCAACAAGAATGAAGGTCAGACAGTAAAGAGAAAGACTGCTTGACAGTATTTATAGTTCTAATCACAGTGTTTAAAGAAAGGAAAACACAATTAAAAGTCATTAATTGTAAAATTGTGAAAatgaaaatatataattaattttaccTGTTCATCTGAGGTAGGCCCTACACTCTCCAATAATGCCCTTTCCCATAACTGAATTTGTTCACTTATTTCTTGTCTGATTGGAATATTTTCAGGAGTATCTGGTAGGAGCCTTAGTATTCTTGATTGGGAATCTATGAGACTCCTCAAGGAAACTTGTTCGGATGTTGGTGGGAGAACTCTAACTGAACCCACATTAGGAACATCAGTGTTTGTTGGAGTAATCCTTGAGACATCCTATAAGGCACAAACACAATATTAGAATGGTATAATAGGTGACAATAACGTAATCAAACCCACACAAACATATGATTGAATGTTACCTCTTCCATAATAGTAGATGTATTGGAGGGCACAGCTAGATCCTTCATGCCAACAAGATTTACACAAGATGGAGCTACTTTCGAGATGGCCTGCATTCCACAAACACAAATTAACATAATATAATAGGGAAAATAAGATAATTTAGCATATAAAAGACAAATTTCAAGCATACCTCATGCACCATCATAGTAATTTGTTGCCCTTGTCCATTTTTTAACATATCCATCAAAGAATTTAAGATCAAAGGATCCCCCATAGAAGAATCGGTCGCACCCATGCCCACATTCTTAAAAAGGAACATAAtgacataaaaataagaaaatattgattaGAGATCGTACGCGTAGAGTACCCATGGTCACTAGCAAAAGTTTTGCATACTCTACAAAATTTGAAAATACAGAAAAAGATTATGATATCACAAGGCATAAGGATTTATTCCAGACCAAATCTCAGTCAACAACAATATTAAGGACAGATTAGTAGCCATAAAAATCACATAGCATCCTTACTTTGTATCTTTCTAAGAAACTCAAAGAATGGTGTTTGGAATGACACTTAAAGGATAGTATTCATAACAGTAAGTGTCAAGATACTGAGCATTCACAATACTCTCTAAGCAATCTAGATCAAACGGGCTTCGAAGGAATAATATGCCAATCATTTAGAATGCAAACCTGAGACCTTCATAAAGGCATGTAAAAAACAGACCATATGATAATCATAAGCCTTTTTAGTAAGTCAAAGTCACACACAATTCtagagaaacaaagacaaagtcAGGGGCTTTTGATAGTGTGAAGTGAGAAGAATAGCTACAGTAGCAGTCAGAAATGAAGATAAAACAATAACAGTCAAAGAATTTGAAAGCTGGAGAGGCAAGATGCCTTTATGATGTTGTGGGAACTTGCAACAAAAAATCTTTTGAATTTTGTCAATAGCTCAGGGTATTTTTCTATCCTTCTTATAACATATTAAATTTCTTGCTATCATTTTCTTTTCTAAAACATTGAGTTGATATTGTGTCTGAATTAGTAGAAGCCAAGCAACAATCTCTTATGGAAATGCCTCTGGCTCTCTACTTTTATCAGCACAATGTCATGTGAGATTTGGCTATATATTTGGGAAGCCAGGACAATATAGTCCATAGGAAGAGATTATTCATTCCCAGGAAAGAGCTGAGCTTGCCAGGGGAGTGAGGACAGATGCTTAATGGTAGACCATTTAATGCTCAAGTTGTCTCTATTCACACAGGTAACTTGTTTAGTGGCATATGATACAAggtattttgaatattaaaatattttacccttaGAGGGGAGTGCATACTCCACAAACTTGGATCGAGTTATCAGTGATTTGTCTCTTAATGCACCTCAAAGTTCTGGGTTTAACACCTCCTCCCATGGCCAATCTCCCAATAAAGTTTATGGCCTACTACAGTGT contains:
- the LOC131056553 gene encoding uncharacterized protein LOC131056553 isoform X2, with product MGATDSSMGDPLILNSLMDMLKNGQGQQITMMVHEAISKVAPSCVNLVGMKDLAVPSNTSTIMEEDVSRITPTNTDVPNVGSVRVLPPTSEQVSLRSLIDSQSRILRLLPDTPENIPIRQEISEQIQLWERALLESVGPTSDEQVHHFQKEASEEDLKYALLHGSQGLRQHMLDRGEKLVSGHESEEAQQSKSSGSEHEEELEDHDELFVAHNDSTVIPETREETILEFQQVGDNNNEEGVQCDEQSTPTIRKVPRRKRTKSKRMDRNK
- the LOC131056553 gene encoding uncharacterized protein LOC131056553 isoform X3 → MGATDSSMGDPLILNSLMDMLKNGQGQQITMMVHEAISKVAPSCVNLVGMKDLAVPSNTSTIMEEDVSRITPTNTDVPNVGSVRVLPPTSEQVSLRSLIDSQSRILRLLPDTPENIPIRQEISEQIQLWERALLESVGPTSDEQVHHFQKEASEEDLKYALLHGSQGLRQHMLDRGEKLEAQQSKSSGSEHEEELEDHDELFVAHNDSTVIPETREETILEFQQVGDNNNEEGVQCDEQSTPTIRKVPRRKRTKSKRMDRNK
- the LOC131056553 gene encoding uncharacterized protein LOC131056553 isoform X1 — encoded protein: MGATDSSMGDPLILNSLMDMLKNGQGQQITMMVHEAISKVAPSCVNLVGMKDLAVPSNTSTIMEEDVSRITPTNTDVPNVGSVRVLPPTSEQVSLRSLIDSQSRILRLLPDTPENIPIRQEISEQIQLWERALLESVGPTSDEQEINDKVVDAPIRASTSTQRTTTISSVTTKGTQEVTILLTSEGNVLKDEVGLKFFHFIFHLAEQLFGNTIQIDWRKQSDAKKDELFKDVITAFGNPGFNKEIIVDIARKYMHSKRDNLRSKLTKDLRYPHPAWITDQVTWEELMKDAKFKRKV